Genomic window (Melioribacteraceae bacterium):
GACCTGGTGCAATTACTGTAACCATTGTACTTTTTAATGACACACAAAATGTTACCGAGAAATTTATCTTTTTCGGAATTGTAATATTGGTTCTGCTAATAACATTTTTATTTCTTGTTGGCAGCCGCAAAATTTTAAGTTTATTAGGTGAAAATGGGAATAAAGTATTGATGAGAATAATGGGATTAATACTAATGGTTATAGCAGTTGAATTGATGTTTAGTGGATTGAAACCTATTATTCAAGAGATAATTAAGGGCGCTGTTTAAAAAAGTAAACCCCGCAAAGCGGGGTAATTTTGTAAAATAATTATTCCTTATTTTACAATTACAACATCTTGAGCCTGAGGTCCTTTGGGTCCGTCACCAACCGAAAATTCCACTTTTTGACCTTTTTCAAGGGAGCGAAAACCTTCCTGTTTAACAGAAGAAAAATGAACAAAAACATCGCCGCCCTGTGCACGCTCAATAAAACCGAAACCCTTGGTGGCGTTAAACCATTTTACGGTTCCGTTTTCTCGCTCTGCCATTAACTAACTCCTTAATAAATTGTACTATAATTATAAACGAAGATATTATATAATATGACTGTCACATGATTAAATATAGTCGTTTACTTGGACAAACTTACAAACAAAACATAATTAAAAGAAGATTATTCGTTATAAATTTTTCAACATCATAGCAATTTGGTTTGCTTGTTTTTGATTATACTCAAAAGCTATTTTTTTGTAATTAACTAAATCCACAATAGTTCCAATTAGGCAGAGCCCGCCAGTTAATAGATACACAATCCCAAGACCAATCTGATCTACCAAAAATCTTTGAATGCCTGCGATTCCGAGAAAGCCTACTAATGTTACTAAAAGAATTACTTGCGGATCTCTTCTTCTACTTCTATACACGTTCGCAAATTGAAAAGCCTGTTTATCGTCTAAGTTTTTTAAAATATTAGAAATATAAATTTGTTCTTCCCCCATTATTTCCGGCAGTAGTTCAAATACATTAGCCATGACTCACCTCATTTTTAGTTTTGTAAGAATTAAATAAATTCGAAACTAGTTGTACAATTCTATAAAGTATTATTGTTAAAGCAAAAAATCCCAGCGGGTGTGCATTAAATGAATCAATAAAATTGCCATGATAAATAAATGAAATTGACCTTCCCAAACCACATCCTGGGCAAGGTATTCCAAGATTGTGGAATGGACAAAGCGTAAAAAGTTGTTCTTCAAATGGATTTATAAGCAGGAGATAAATTAACCCGCCAACCCAGAATAGTAATTCCAAATCAATATTTTTTATTTGTTTAATCAACTTTTGGATCTCTTATTCTTAACAATTCTACTCTTTAGTCGTAATGAACCAGTTTAAGTTACAAATAAGTGTGGGTTATAAACTAATTTCTTTGATAGTCCGCACTGATTTCAAATCATATTCTACAATAGATAAAGTTGATATTTTACCTACAATTTCAATTCCATTTGAGTTTAACCTTTCAGCGAGATCTCTGCATTGAATGGGGTCGAGGCTGTTGGCTATACCAAGATGTGGTATGAAGGGAATATCAAACCGCAATTCTTTTTCCAATATTTCTGTGTATAACATATCGTGTAATCTTAAGAAAATACGGTATCCCTCCTCCGGTACTAAAAACACATCGGTATAATCACTAAATGAATCCTTTACAATCTGGGCACATCTTAAAACAAAATAGAATTCATTAAAATGTTGAGCTACTTTCTTTACATGGTTTTCAAAAGTATTAATGGAAATATTTTTTACCGGGAAAACTATTGTGAAATGTGGCTTTACTAAATTGAAATACTTTTCGTCATCCTTAGCTCTTATTTTTTGAATCCAGTCATAATCACTTTTTTCAATTTCCGGATATGCAATTACTAATAACGACATATTTCCCCTTCTCTATAAATATCTTTCTTTCAGAATTGAGATGTGATGATTTGTGTGTCCTGCAATTATATAAATTAGTGCACGGACAGTAATTTTATTTTTATTGGCTACTCCCCAGAAATTAACCTCTTCTTCGGTTAATGACTGCAATTGGATAACAGTTGCCGATCTCAGTAATATAAGTTCCTCAACTAATTTACCAAATTCTGTTTCATGATACTTAGATTTTGCTATGTAAACATTCTCATCAAAACCGGGAAGCTCATTTTGTAAATCCCCTCTCGAGAATCTCAAAATTCTATAGCTGAAAATCCTCTCGCAATCAATTAAATGTCCAATCAATTCACGGATGCTCCATTTATTGGCTGCATACCTATACTTTGATTTTTCTTCATTAATATTGTTTGAAATGGCAATCAGTTCTGTTTTTTGATCAGCGATTAATTTTAGAATATCGGTTTCGGGAAGTGAATTAATGTACCCCGAATAAAAACTTGAGTATTCATCTTGTGCCGGTTTTTTCATTAGAATTACCTATTTAATTAAAACAATTTTTTTTATTTCAGAATAATTAGTAGATGAGAGTTTAACAAAATAATTACCTGATGGCAACATTTTCCCGTAGTTATCTTTTGCTTTCCAAATCAGAGAATGCATACCTGGATTAATATTGTATAGTGTGTTGTTAAATACAAGTTTTCCTAAGATATCAAAAATATGAATACGAATATCAGAAAGTTCCGGTGCATAAAAACGGATTGTTGTTTCAGGATTGAAAGGATTTGGAAATACATCAAAGCTAAATCTACTAGGAATATATTTTTCATCTTTGACTGTTGTAATTTTATTGGATCTGCCAGGCGTTTGAGAACCTACTTCCCAGCTGCCGGTTCCATCAACAATTCTTGCATATGATTTGTCCGCATCGAGTTTGGGAAACGAAATTGAGTCAATCCATGTAACACCATCCTCTTCAACAATTCCAATAAATTCTCCATCAGCCGATAATTTAAAGTTAGTATGAATTCCTGCCTGGTTTTTATCTTGATCTTCATCGCACCAAATAATTAAAAACTCCCCTGGATTTATTAACAAACCCTCTTGATTGAATTTCCACTTTGTCGGGTTATCTTTTTTATCTGTTAAATATTTACCTGTTAAATTTATTGCTGTGGTGCCATAGTTATGAATTTCAATCCAATCATCATAATCCCCAGCGGGATCTTGAATGCTTGTTTTATTATCTGCCATTATCTCGTTGATGGCGAGCCCTGTAGTAAACTGTGCACTTGAATTCTTAACTTCAACAAAACTATTTAATGGGAATCTCGCAAAACTTCCTCCATTACTTTCAACATAGATTTTAAATCTGCCAAAACCATTTTTTCCCAATGGCGGAAGTGTTACTTTATATCGATCAGCCTCGTCAACAATTTTAGTATTGGGGACTGGCGCGTATTTCATTTCATGAAAATAAATAACTGTTAGCATTCCGGGATGGTACTCAAGCGCAACTTTTGCTAATCCTTCATGCGCAAATGCTGAAACATAAACAGTGATTGAATCGTTCGGTGAAGGATTTACTGGCTCGGTATGAATTTTATATACAACAGGTTTTGAATTGACATACTTTAATTGAGACTGAATTGATTTTGAGCGTAAATCAATAAATTGTTTAATTCCGGTTCTAACATGTTGATTTTCAAGAGAAGTAAATGAATTGAAAAAATCGGCGGTCGAAAATCCGTAATCCAATGTTCGATACTGATCATTTAACGCAAATGGTGTAATTAAATTGCGAATATCGTCAATCTTTTTATTAAGATTTGTAATGTTTACAATATTCTTAGAGTAAAAATCTAAATAGTGAGTATAAAGATTTCGGTATTCCGGATGAGCCATTAATTTTTCTGCAAGCGGGCGTTTACCCTGTACAACTTTTGGAAAATCATAAGGATTAGCATTTGCCCAATCAATAGGCCACCAGCTAATTCCGAAAGTATTGTCATAATCATAAGGTATCCATCTAAACTTCCCAAAAGCCGGTTCATAATAGAGATAATAATTATTATTCAGCGACCAATAATCATCCCACGAACCCATCAGCAAATTCATTGCCTGATATTTTAGATACTCATCAACAAAAAGTATATTATCAATTGAATCGGCAAAATTTGTTGTATTACTGTTAACAATCTTGATCAATCGAAAAAGTTGAGAATAATCATCCTCATCTTGGTTGGTCATTAATTCATAAGCCGGGTATGACTTAGTATACTTAAGTGAGTTTTCCGTCATTCCCTGTTGATATACGAGATCGGCAGGATATAAACATTTAAACAAATTACCTGATGCATCATCATAATTCTTTTTAAGAAATTCTCTATCGATATGCTCAATCGAAATATATAAACCTTGATAAATATCATTTATATATAGGGCAGTATGAGATGCCCGGCTCGCGGTTATTCCAGCTATCTGAAAAATATCCCACGCAATTTTCGCTCTTGAAATAGATGGATCGTTATGTTCCCCATTGAGATTAAGCTTATCGACTCCAAGGAATTCTCTTCCCGGGATAAAATCGTCAAATGACAGTTTGAAAGATAGTTTTCTAGAATCACGAGAAGTATTTCCTCTTACTCTAATCCCAACATCGGTAACTGTTGTGTCTATATATTTATTTTTTATTGTAATTGAACAATTATGCAAAGAATCAATTCTGGGATTGGAAACCATCCAGCTGTAGTCTTCGCTTTTCATTGTAACTTTAATAATCATCACTTCGGTATCATCATACAGCCGCCAGCTCTGTTTTGACTGAGAGAAAAGTTGAGAAGTATTAAAAATGAGAAAAAGAGGAATGAATATATTTAAGGCGAAATATTTTAGTTTCATGATGTAATAATATTAGTTGAGACTAATATAGGCAATACATAGAATCTACGAAAAAGATTTGAGTGCAAAATGGAATGACTTTATCACAATATTAAAATAATCTTCTGTTTATATTTAATGAAACTCCAAAGGAAGCTAGGGAATTTTTCCCATTATTTTGTGTGCCATCAAGGTTATAAATAGAAATGTTATTTATTTCAATTAGTGAATAATTAAATTCTATATCAACTGGCAATCCAAACAGTGAACCAACAAATGGTATATTAATTCCAGCTCCATATCTAAAGAGGAATTTTTTAGAATCGTAAAGAATATTTTTTTCTGGTGAGTTCACCGCACCAAGTCTAAGATATACAGTTTTAAACAATCCCGCCTGAACACCAAAACTCCAATAATCTCTCCTGCTCCCTTCAGAGCTTCCGGGATTTAATAAATTTTTATACTCCCCAGAAAATATCAGATTTGTCTTGGCTCTAACTTTTGCCCCCAATACCATATTTGCATTATAAACGAAGCCAATTCTCGCAAATCGGGGGAGCTTTACTTTAGCAAATCCTTGATTATAAATATGTTCGTTTTGCTCATAATCGGTTCCAAAGTTTTGAAATGCACAGCCAATATTTAATTGATCCGTATAACTATCACTACTTATAAATGAATTGAAGGAATATAAAATTCCCAGATCAAATAAAATTGGACTGTTTGATTCCAATGAGTTACTAACACCAAAACTGCTCGTTCTTCTTTTGTTGAATATTTTCGCGGACGCGCCAACACTTAATCCTTTTATTGGAGAACCGGCAAAACCAATTATGATTGTATTATTTATATCTTTTTGAGTCTCCGAAGGAATAGACCATAATGGAGAAGTATATACTAAATCGCCCGATGAATATTTGTGGTATGCTAAAACAGCGGCACCAAATGATGTATTTATTTCAGCACCTATAGATTGAAAAGCCATATTTTTGAAAAACGTATTCCAATCATTTTTTCTTTCATTAAAAAATAAATTGATTCCCTCTTTACCATTAATCGCGGCGGGATTGGAGAAATAACTCCCGCTCGCAAAATTATTAGCAACACTCGACTCACCGGTTCCTATTTGCTGAGTTGATGGATTTATATCCAGAGAAGTACCTTTCAATACATAACTGGAATAGTAAGATTGAGATTTTAATGTAACGGTTATAACAAGAATTATGAATAGGATTTTAAGGATAAAATCCATTTCATTTTTCCTTTTGGAAAAGTAATTCTGTAAATATAAAATCGGGTGAATTTGGTACTTCTATCGAAAAACTTTTTACAGATGCGTCAAAATTCATATCAAATTTAATCCAACCCCGTGTTAAAAATTCATCTTCCCAATCGATATAAAATGAATCGTAATGATAATGTTTCAGTTCTCCCTTCATTGTTGGGGAAGGTAAAAATTGCATAAATAGCTTTTCCTTCTCAATCCTTATTTCAGCTTTACCATACATTTTATCTTCATAAAGACCGGTATATTTTTCTAATTCCAGAGAGGGTTTTGTGTTTTTAACTCTAACTTCTTCACGACGCAAGTTTTCTTTTTCAAAATTCTCTTCTCTTTTTTTCCAGTTTTCGAGCATAATCTTATTCCAATCTTGCGGTTCTTTATTAATCAGTACTTCAAGAATGTAGTTTCTTACTGCTGTCACCATTCCGGTTTCGTAATTGCTAAGAATAACAGTTCCGATCTTTTCTTCAGGAATTAAAGTTACATCGGATATCATTCCCGGCATTCCTCCTCCATGGTTAAATAACTTTTTCCCATTCCAGTATCTTATAAACCAACCCAATCCGTAATTATTTGTACCTACAGGAGTTTGGTTTAGCCACATTTCGGCTGATTGTTTTTCACTAAATACAGTTTTATCACCAACTTTGCCTTTGTTTAATTGAAGTCGAATCCAATTAGTCATATCTGCAACAGAAGAAACAATTGCACCG
Coding sequences:
- a CDS encoding CotH kinase family protein encodes the protein MKLKYFALNIFIPLFLIFNTSQLFSQSKQSWRLYDDTEVMIIKVTMKSEDYSWMVSNPRIDSLHNCSITIKNKYIDTTVTDVGIRVRGNTSRDSRKLSFKLSFDDFIPGREFLGVDKLNLNGEHNDPSISRAKIAWDIFQIAGITASRASHTALYINDIYQGLYISIEHIDREFLKKNYDDASGNLFKCLYPADLVYQQGMTENSLKYTKSYPAYELMTNQDEDDYSQLFRLIKIVNSNTTNFADSIDNILFVDEYLKYQAMNLLMGSWDDYWSLNNNYYLYYEPAFGKFRWIPYDYDNTFGISWWPIDWANANPYDFPKVVQGKRPLAEKLMAHPEYRNLYTHYLDFYSKNIVNITNLNKKIDDIRNLITPFALNDQYRTLDYGFSTADFFNSFTSLENQHVRTGIKQFIDLRSKSIQSQLKYVNSKPVVYKIHTEPVNPSPNDSITVYVSAFAHEGLAKVALEYHPGMLTVIYFHEMKYAPVPNTKIVDEADRYKVTLPPLGKNGFGRFKIYVESNGGSFARFPLNSFVEVKNSSAQFTTGLAINEIMADNKTSIQDPAGDYDDWIEIHNYGTTAINLTGKYLTDKKDNPTKWKFNQEGLLINPGEFLIIWCDEDQDKNQAGIHTNFKLSADGEFIGIVEEDGVTWIDSISFPKLDADKSYARIVDGTGSWEVGSQTPGRSNKITTVKDEKYIPSRFSFDVFPNPFNPETTIRFYAPELSDIRIHIFDILGKLVFNNTLYNINPGMHSLIWKAKDNYGKMLPSGNYFVKLSSTNYSEIKKIVLIK
- a CDS encoding cold-shock protein, which translates into the protein MAERENGTVKWFNATKGFGFIERAQGGDVFVHFSSVKQEGFRSLEKGQKVEFSVGDGPKGPQAQDVVIVK
- a CDS encoding 2'-5' RNA ligase family protein, yielding MSLLVIAYPEIEKSDYDWIQKIRAKDDEKYFNLVKPHFTIVFPVKNISINTFENHVKKVAQHFNEFYFVLRCAQIVKDSFSDYTDVFLVPEEGYRIFLRLHDMLYTEILEKELRFDIPFIPHLGIANSLDPIQCRDLAERLNSNGIEIVGKISTLSIVEYDLKSVRTIKEISL
- a CDS encoding DinB family protein: MKKPAQDEYSSFYSGYINSLPETDILKLIADQKTELIAISNNINEEKSKYRYAANKWSIRELIGHLIDCERIFSYRILRFSRGDLQNELPGFDENVYIAKSKYHETEFGKLVEELILLRSATVIQLQSLTEEEVNFWGVANKNKITVRALIYIIAGHTNHHISILKERYL
- a CDS encoding TM2 domain-containing protein, with the protein product MANVFELLPEIMGEEQIYISNILKNLDDKQAFQFANVYRSRRRDPQVILLVTLVGFLGIAGIQRFLVDQIGLGIVYLLTGGLCLIGTIVDLVNYKKIAFEYNQKQANQIAMMLKNL
- a CDS encoding DUF2752 domain-containing protein, which translates into the protein MIKQIKNIDLELLFWVGGLIYLLLINPFEEQLFTLCPFHNLGIPCPGCGLGRSISFIYHGNFIDSFNAHPLGFFALTIILYRIVQLVSNLFNSYKTKNEVSHG